The genomic segment acaagaaaaaagtgacgaatttccgagaaaaaaagtgaaacattttctagtaaaaagtgacaaatttacgggaatttttttttcaaatttacgagaaaaaagtgacgaatttacaagaaaaaagtgacaaatttacaagaaaaagtgacaaatttagggggaaaaaaattctcaaatttacgagaaaaaggtgacgaatttacgagaaaaagtgacaaatttacaagaaaaaattgacaaataggcaacatttattgtgactttttttaatctggcacccaacaaataccccattacaaaaaactaaactaaaactaagcattttcccaaaaataaaaacgaatcaaaactagcaaactcactctaaaaaccaactaaaactaactgttGTGtacttgtagatttttttttctccacaaatacaacacaacacctACACATTCACAAATTCTTAATTACAGGTGCACAaatcattttcttttgtttatatttttgcacTTTTGTGAATGCGGCCCCTGGTCTCTAACTAACGTCCCTCTGTCTTCTGTCTGTCAGGTGGGTGAGATCACTAAGATCATGAGAGCCTACATCAACATGGTGGTGAAGAAGCGTTGCAGCGTGATGTCAGTGACCAGTGTAACCAGTTCCTGGGCCAGGTGATCGCCACAACAACCAGTCAGAGCCCCTCGGTTCTCCCAGTGGCACCAGGAGCCTGGGCCCCCCCTCTGCCCCTGCATCCATCcactggttggttggttggttggtttttatGGAGGCAGTCGCACCAACCAGCTGTTCCTCCAGGCTGAACCAGAGCGCTGGACCATCCACACGGGGAAACAGCCAGACAGGAAGTGGACTCAGGAGCCAAACGCACACTCTACTGGCCCGGGTCTCACTTGGGATATAAGGGggattacatttaatttgtgcatgacaaagaaaaacaacctgTATTTTGGGACGGCCCTTTCAAATCCATACATAACCTGCCAGTCGTAGTCCTGCATGTAGATGTTCAAGCACACTCCAaactcctctctgcttccttttTCCGGACAAACCTCAAGTAATAACAAGCACAACAAAGCCGCCCAGCCCCGGTCTAACCCAGGTGGCACCCCCGATAACCCCTAACCCCCCCTCCAGTGCACTGCCAGACAGAAGAAAGCCACACGTCCTCCGTTAAATCTTTCTTTCTCAAAACCTCCGATTTCAAaaagtctctctctttctcttcacgTGTCCTCACTCCTGTTGCATCTTCGTTTGCTATTATGGGTATTAAGTTTTTATTACGCTAAACTCTTGcttgctttttctttctctgtcgtTCTCTCTCGTCTCTGTCGTTtatagaacctggtctcacaggaatccgtgaaatagccacggattcgcttaacttaaaatccgtggaatagccacggaatcactcaaatttccgtgaaactgacacggattttgctacaatgcaagttaataacagtcatatcccgtggctattccatggatgtTTTTTCcgattggtttgtgtccaagtcacgtgacttttaaggtcccggcggtcagaacaaaaaacatgaccaaaaaaagacacaaaacgaccaaaaaaagacacaaaatgacaaaaaaagacacaaaacgaacaaaaaaagacagaaaaaagacagaaaaatgaccaaaaaaggcggacagttctctcatttttagtgaaaaaaatcaatattttgacttagtttctgcataaaaatggattttgatcacatttctagcgagaaatatatgttttattttctaaatattcactcagtgaatgtacataatcactttgtttgttggaatagccacgggatatgacacaTATGTCACAAACAGATGTGATACAGCTGATGTTACAGATAAAagaaacctggtctcacaggaatccgtggaatagccacagaatcactcaaatttccgtgaaactgacacggatttcacttcaatgcaagttaatgtcatatcccgtggctattccaacatacaaagtgattatgtacattcactgagtgaatatttagaaaataaaacatatatttctcgctagaaatgtgatcaaaatccatttttatgcagaaactaagtcaaaatattgattttcaaCTAAAaagagagaactgtccgcctttttctgtcttttttctgtctttttttgttcgttttgtgtcttttttggtcatttaatacatcttttttgtgtctttttttggtcatgttttttgttctgaccgccgggaccttaaaagtcacgtgacttggaacaaaccaataggaacaaatatccatggaatagccacgggatatgactgtcattaacttgcattgtagcgaaatccgtgtcagtttcacggaaatttgagtgattccgtggctattccacggattttgagttaagcgaatccgtggctatttcacggattcctgtgagaccatgttgcttttatctGTAACATCAGCTGTATCACATCTGTTTGTGACTGGAGAAAAAGGACTCCATGatgattcttcttcttcttcttcttctggggAAAAGAGCTCCCTGTTCCCTACAGTGTTCACTTGCTCACTCGTCAGCGCCACCGTGTGGCCACAAGAAGAAAACGCAGCCACAGGAAGTGGCTTTAAAATATTTCTGAACAATATCAAATAGGTATTCTTGAgaagaaaaagagtaaaaaagagTGGAGGTTTTGCTTCGGAGGCTCTCAGGGAGAGTCTGTGCATGATCAAGGAAAACAATATCAACCAGAATTAATATGAAACTAAACATTTCCCTATTTATGTCTACATGTAACACACACTGCATATATCTACTGTATATTCACATACACATAAACTGAAGCAACATGTATTGTTTTGTACTGTATATCACACATTATAAGGGTTATTATTGAATTTTTTCGGTGGCCACTGCACTGTACAGTATATAGATGCCATACTTAATGCAATGTGACACCTCTCGTGTAAAATACATGGTGTTAATAATGTCCAATGCCAACACTGTACATCGTACTGGCTGTGCCATTAATGTGACTCACAGAGAAAttaattagtagtaagtaaaaaaaaacaaaaacacagagcatAATGAGACAGGCTGCCGCGGCGGCCGTGTTTTCACCGTgtttttaatgagtttattgCGTAAATTGGAGCCATAAAATATTGTATATCCTCGTCTGTTCATGCTATTCtcactttatttcttttactaagATCAGTGACTTGAACAATAACGCATAGGAGCTCCGGTTTGTCTGTGTTTCCGACCTGTTTATGAACATGTGACTTTTATTACTGATACTATTATAACTGTACTGTATGCCCTCTGCTATCTTAACCACCCTGAAGTGCTGTGTCTggaatgctgctgtgtgtgtgtgtgtgtgagagagagtgtgtgtgtatttatggtgTAACAGTTGGAAAAGAAAAGGGAGATGAGAAACGATTATAGTGAGTGTATTCCTTGGAAATAAGACGTATTTACATGACTAACCTTTGCAAAGAATGGTGTCGTGATTGTGAGTTAAAGGGGAAAAGCATGGGATTTAAAGGGGAAGGGGGGTTAAgggttatttaattattattgtactgtatgtattgcAAGGTGTGTTTGGGAGgattatgtattaaaaaaagtatattggAATTTTGAAGTCTCAGTGTAAGAGGAGCAGAGATAATATGGGCTCGGAGATGGTTTGAATTGTGCTGACAGGCATCactgctttgtgtgtgtttgtgtgtgtgtgtgtgtgtgtgtgtgtgtgtgtgtgtgtgtgttctgtcacATGACTCTGTGGCACTGCAGGTAGACGGCAGCATCCCTCATGTATAACACACCTTTGTTAACAAACTGTTTCCCAGCATCAACTATCTAGTGGGAATACTTAAtaatacttaataataataacagaggAAAACAGGCAAATATTCAACAATGAACAATAGAGATTTTGTGGATTGTGCTACAAAACTATCAACCTCTGTAGCACCAATtctataaacaaaaaaaaaaaaaagtacagtaatggaaaaaatgattagaccacccttgttttcttcaatttcttgttcattttaatgcctggtgcaactaaaggtgcatttgtttgcacaaatataatgataacaacaaaaatagctcataagagtttaatttaagagctgatatctcaacattttccatggttttcttaataattattttggttattatcaagaaaaccatagaaaatggctaaaGCGCCAGCCCGCTCCATAGCTACTGTTGCTAGGCCAGCTTGTCgggcatagcaacagtaactaagggggcggagcttttgCGAAAGGTCAATTAGTTGTCTGATTTGGTTTTAGCCATGTCACTATTTGCCCTGAAAACAGTGAAGTTCGGTTTGTCAGATAtttagataaatagatagaaatACTAATAAGTGAAGTTGTACTTGTTAAGGTGAAACCGTCTGTTGTCTACCTGGAGTGCCACCGTCAGGGCCGTAGCTGGGATTTTAGAAACAATGAGGTCATGAACCCTTAACCCAACCCATAGACaccataaatattatattataggcctaataattattaatttatcatATTATACATTGggattttttcatatttcaacttCTTCTTACGGATCGGTTTTGGATACggttatgtattttatttcgcAACATGTTCTTAATGCTTTTTACAACATTACCTGGAATAACATTTGGCCTGCAggtattaaaataacaaaaaaatactagaaTTAATCAACCAAATCAACTGTtaccattttaaaatggaaccccctttatcacattttgttaaaatgcttaaaattagtACCcagtaccaaggttattatagttaacgaaaactaacaaaataatgaaaactagaattgaaaaaacattttcgttaactaaaataaaaataaaactaataaaaactaaacaaaaactaataaaaaaaaatcccaaatttacaagaaaaaagtgacgaatttacggggaaaaaattctcaaatttacgggaaaaaagtgacgaatttatgagaaaaaagtgacaaattaacaagaaaaaactgacaaatttacgagaaaaagtgacacatttacaagaaaaaattgacaaacaggcaacatttattgtgacttttttaaatctggcacccaacaaataccccattaaaaaaaacaactaaaactaacactacaacttataaaaactacactgaaactaataaagaaaattcacagatttacgagaaaaaagtgacaaatttacaagaaaaatttgacaaacaggcaacatttattgtgactttttttaatctggcaccgaacaaataccccattacaacaaaactaaaactaataaaaaaataaactaaaactaagcattttcccaaaaaaataaaaatgaatcaaaactagcaaacacactctaaaaaccaactaaaactaactgaatttgaaaacaaaaagagcAGCTACGGCCCTGTCTGCATACACACAGCCCACTGGGATCCTGCTATAGAGCTAGAATAAACAGAACTCACTCACAGGTTCCTGTTTGaacttttggttattttagttTTGGCTGAAATAAGAGGAGAACCATAGAACCCATAAgccatatatataaatatatatatacagtatatattattgAGGGACCTGGAGCTGTTCTAGTTATTCTACGTCTATGGTTCTGTCTGTCACTGATATTACACTGAGTAGAAGAAGTTGCCCCACAGTGAACTGAAATGTGATCAGTTAGGTGTTGAAGTGACATTTCTgatcacatttctgtttttacgaGGGAAACTTCATCACAACGGGTCCTGTTATCAGCCGCAGGCGGCCAGAGTGGGGCCCATTCTGATCTTATCTTATGTTATgcttattatcatcattaacaTAGTGAAACATTGTgcttgttataaaaaaaaaaaataagaaaagagaaagagagagatatgtgtgttgttcttttttatttgtaactgGCTTTACAAAATTATGCTTTAATAAATTATTGGAATTATTGTCCTCGATTTTATGTTGTCTTTGGGCATTTATTTTGACAcacaaacagtggtggaaaaattcaattttttttttgcactgtagCTACATAGGCCTACTTCTACtcaatttaaccctttatcaggcaaagaactctatttggtaacttcaggtaatatttcgagaaaaaagttgcaaatttactagattaaagtggaaaatttacaagaaaaaagtcacagatttaagagatttaaagtggcaaatctgcgcaaaaaattgcagatttacaagaaaaaaagtgggaaaaaaacaacttttttctcgcagattcaccactttaatctcacaaacttttttctcaaaatattattttcgtatgttttttttttacacattctggctgtatgtaatatcctccaatattctctagggttgaaatttggaatttgcacgtatttcaatgagtgtcctattaagggttaaggtacTTTAATATCTCCAGTACAGTTCAGAAGATAACAATATACTTACAAATTAAATATACAGGAATGTTAACAGGTGTAGTACTTTCCCAAATACTTTCTCTTCATAGTAACTATACCTGTTAACAATCCTGGCTTTGGTCCTTAAAGTCATGGATTTGTGTGaaataatgctaaaaaaaaataagcttaaACAAAAACCTATTTCATGAATGATTTAAATTAAGGATTTGTGAACATATTATTCTCATAAAATTAGTATTTTAGAGCAAAGTGGAACAAAAATGGGACAATTTGacgtcaatgttttttttcattttttttttccatttaaagaaCTATTTTGAAAAAGGTTGCACATACAAACAATTGAATACAGAATAGCAGACAGGTgctacaacatataaacaccttctaatgcacaacatgggtcaaaaatgacctgcattcattccccatgttatttcatactggctgtgtgtttgaatatataataataataataataataataataataataatatgtaattgtattacaacagatcattatagacatttttcctttcatactttatggagaaaaatagcttttgtattattacatcaagtttacacacatgggtcaataataaccttgtgcattagaagcatagtgatacaaaaagtgattcactaaatttgagtatatgtgtaactatgtttgtcttattttgaaggtttaactttaaaatagttgttagaaccaccagattacattggaaaatcacatattttaacatttgagacttattagagccaccaaataataatttccataggaaaaaaacaccaatttagcaaaataggatagttaatatttgtgtcttctttgtcaggttttaaactggtgacaacatataaacaccttctaatgcacaacatgggtcagaaatgacCTTGTGCACTAGAAGcaaagtgataaaaaagggtttttattcaaaaagtaagaaatgaaaacaaaaaattaggacgtatgatgatcaaaaacaagttttttgagGGAAAagctgcaatactgaatgataaaataaattgcaaagatatagaacataaaaacttagtcgggtcacttgtGCATCaatccatgttgtgcatcaaagggttaaatacatttgaaatatatttataatatatatatatatatatatatatatatatatatatatacaccactCTGAGTGGTATatataacgagtacttttacttttgatactttaagtacattttgtactTATACACATGAAAGTTCTGAATGCAGAACTGAGAGGAACCATTTTtccgcattttttttttcacttctgcACTTTTTACGCATTGAATGCAGGCTTTTTACTTGCAACTGAGTATTTCTTacagtgctttttaaaaatacttttacctGCTGAACTTCTTGCGTGACTTCCTACAaacaaaaaagtattatttgtttctgatttataattttatattgaaCTTCATTAATTTTATTGGAGATAGCAAATTCATGTGGAAAGAGCCATGTTGCTTTCCAGTTAATgtcagaaaaagaggaggacaCAGTGCTTTTTTGATACTAAATACTACTAAATTTACTAAATGTTCTTTTTATTgaagttaaatatattttttgacacTTGCCATTATAACATTTCTGGTATTGTAtctattatgtttgttttatttgcacttttctgcatttttttttacttctgcaCTTTTACGCCTTGAATGCAGGCTTTTTACTTGCAACTGAGTATTTCttactgtgttttaaaaaaaaaatacttttacctGCTGAACTTCTTGCGTGACTtcctacaaacaaaaaaagctcactgacgtacacacacacacacacacgccttcCTCTCCTTTGTCCTGTGCGTAATGAGCGTGCGTCTGCGTCAGGATTCAGCGTTTGGTTCCTTCTCGGCAGCTTCACTTCTCGTGTTTCGGAAgacctaaaaaacatttcctgcTTTTGCGCTCACAgatttatcaaactttccaaACGAAAGGTGCGAGGAACAACACCTGGAATAACTGTGTGATGATGGATTCTCGGGTTTCTGCCGCTTTTCTGCTGCTCGTCTTCGGTTTGGCGACAGTTTTGACTCAGTCTTCACCTGGTAAAGGTAAGAGTTGGAACCAGTGACTCTGCTGATTGAAGGACTAATGgctgcttaaaaaaaacacacccctTAACTTCAATTCATGGGTTTTAGCTGCCTCATTAGTTTTATGAGGTCTTAAGTAAAACCTAAATGATACAAATCAGGTTTATTGGGACTTTTCCTTCACCCTGAATTacattttccaacttttttagGACATAAATGTTTAATCTATCTTGTGTTTTACACTTTTTGTTGAATAATTggaacaaaacaacacataaagcaacttaaaaattaattttagcTGTTTTTGTCCTGAATTTTGCTTCCATTGTTTGTATCTTCTGGTttaaaatgactgaataaaGTTTGTTTTCCTAGTTATACAGGTAAAATAAACAGTGAATGTTTGATATCATTGTGCTTCATGTTTAGTTTCATATCTCTGTGTATTGTTGAAACCTCTCAGCAGGAACAAAGAGTCCTTTTTCAGCTCACATCCCCCCTCAGGTTCTTTTTGTTTCAGAGTAAAGAAACCTGCATTAGTAGCTACAAACAAACCCAAAACACCAGAATGAGTCTTGTTTGTTTACACCTCATTTTTGTACAGGAACATGGCTACACTTGTACAAGCCCAGCTGTTGTTCTGTGCAGTCTGCTGATAATAACATGACTGGTTttgcagcctgtgtgtgtttactcccCTTACAGTGTCTCCATGGAAAACGTCCCAGGAGGATTAGCAATGGTTACAAAAACCACCATGAGCTCAGGCCTCGTTTTAATCTGCTTCTCACAGAGTTCTCAGCTAATAATAAGAGCATTTTCTCTGTTTATACGGCTGGAAAACGTCCTGTTGACTGAGTTCACTCCCTGTGGATTATTTTGGGTGTTTTAActgaactgattttttttttttttttacacagcatGCGAGGCCAATAATGGCACGAGCTGCGAGATCTGTCTGAAGAATGTGTCGGTAGGTCCTGTTGTCTCAGTTTGGCTCATTTAAATAGttttcctgtgtttgtgtgatgcaAAAAGCTGTGTTCTAGCTGGAGGAGTTATAGCccgactcctcctcctcctcctcctcctcctcctcctcctcctcctcctcctcctcctcctcctcacctgttAGACTGGTTTGAGGAGTCACTGAACTGTCATCTatcccaccctcctcctcctcctcctcctcctccattttCTAACTCGTATGTATCATGTAACTGCCCTGAATACCTCCCAGAGTACTGTTTGTTCTAATAATAAAGAGATCTTTAAGTGTTTGTTGAGAaatacattgaggaaacctttaaaattaaattatctgactccaacacaaaatcctacCAGAGATGttactggagacacagattttgcaacaaacatttccacataaaatatatatttttgtgataatagaGTCTTACTCTAAGTAGAGCAGAGAAAatttaagcagatggagtaaatgtatttagtttaccaacaatatttgtgtgtgtgtgtgtgtgtgtgtgtatgtatatgtatgtgtatatatgtatgtgtatatatgtatgtgtatatctgtatatgtataagtgtatgtgtaaatgtatgtatatatgtatatgtatatatgtacgtatgtatatacgtatatgtgtatatgtatgtatgtatatatgtacgtatgtatatacgtatatgtgtatatgtatgtatatatatatgtgcgtgtgtgtatgtatatatgtatgtatatgtatgtgtatatatatatatatatatatatatatatgtgtgtgtgtgtgtgtatgtatatgagtatatatatgtgtgtgtatgtatatatgtatgtatatttgtatgtgtctgtatatatatgtatgtctcaaagcatgattaatctataaatgcaaaGAGAGAAGTTACATACACAGGTAGTGAATTACACCAAAAGATAGTGACCTAcgtccacagagacagaataacagattattctaacagctctttaagtgtttttggtctgtttttattttttccagtgtTTGTGGTGTATCCCAACCAAGTCTTGTGTAACGTACCCTGTGAGGACCATCCTGCCCCCCCACGCTCTCTGTCCTCTGAATGATGCTCGCTGGGGGCTCTGCTGGAGtaagacaccacacacacacacacacacacacacacacacacattcatacctgCATGGTTCTTTGTGAAGAAATTAAGTATCAAAATTTGTTTAATTATCAATTAGTTGACAATTTTATGAGAAATTCTTTTTTCAGGGCCAGCCCTAATGAACAGATTGACCTGaagaaaatatgaatatgtGCAGCAGTTTTAGGCAAAATATATAGTGTGCAAATATAGCTATTGCTACTACTATAACTAACTAATATATCACAGCATGAAAGGTGTGAAAAAATACCTCGCCTTTATTGgataatattgtaaatatataagcCTTAGCTGACTCCATGAGGTcaaaaaaatgctgcttacacatTAACATAAATGATTAAACACTATAGATTTAAGTTTATATGTTTCCTTTTGCTTCTGTAGAATCCAGGACTTATACTTATGTCTTTCTGACCTTTATGTTTGACTTTATAAAAGTACAATCACAATCAAGTGATATTACACGTGTTTAAGAGCGGTCAGTTACAGTCACCTTGTAGTAAACATACAGAGATTAGAGTGGTTGGAGTGGTTACGTCAGAAAAGAAAAGGTACAGCATATGTTTTTTCCTATCTTGAAGGTAGATCTGAATAACTTCCTCATTGTTTCTCCGTCTCCAGTGAACTTCCAGACGCTGATTATCACGCTGGCTGTGATTGGTGGAATTCTCATCATCGCCCTCCTCGTCTGTCTGTTCTGCTGCTGCAAGTGTGAGAACTTTGGGTAAgtgacagatagatagatagatagatagatagatagcataCACATATTaatgtgaaatgggtcttaaattgtattctttatggtcttaaaaagtcttaaaaactctaaaatccaataatttgaatttaaggccttaaaatgtctaacaTTTTCTCTTAAAGTCTTAAATGTCCTAAATACGATTTTGgaaggtcttaaaaatgtattaatgttacttttatttaatgcataatAGCATAATGCATGCATACACTTCAGTCttgcttttaaatgttacaatttttacttttaactaACGAATTAAACAGTTAGAATTTAAAACAAGAATTCtaaacaaatattaatattattataagttcACAATTTGAGGCTTCTGGTGTTTTTTAGTTAGGTTAAgcattttttattccaatgtgAAAGAGCTGTGAACAAATTAATTTACTTTGCAAGTAATTCCGGGCCGATTttctttcatgtcttttgtactttttttggcAGTCTTaatgtgaaatgggtcttaaattgtattcattatggtcttTAAAAAGTCTTTAGATTAGAcgtgttgaaacctgcagagaccttgTGTTGCTGGAGTGGATCATCTGgaatattggaaaaacaaattgagtctccacatgctttacatattcaactatttgcattttaacaacctctacttgcaacgtctcttgtcctctcctctctggtctgtgaaAACAGCCTACAgctacagtttttctcagtgaaATCATTCATGGCTTCCTAGTTGCACTGAAGAGAGCAGAATTTTATATTTGTAACAGCATCTAGTAATTCCaaaccatttattttttgcattgtttgaaATTAGGCCCGCAGAATGGAGTGGTTttgacacaaatatcacaattttaagctttgttttgttttgtaatctatgatccattcaaggactgtcggaaagttcaaattttgacGATAATGCGGGTGTATCTTTGGCAAACTTTTGaaggaaacatttatatttcagaCCAACCGGCGGATGTTTTTAATGCtgttaaacagtttattttaggGTGTTTgaccaccaaggttataatagttttggatttttcatcagttttagttttaatttcgtcgtgaacttttgttttcaaattcagttagttttaatttgttttttagagtgagttacctagttttaattagttttagttttttggaaaatgcttagttttagtttagtttttattagttttagtttagtttttattagttttagtttttttgtaatggggtatttgttgggtggcagattcaaaaaagtcacaataaatgtttcctttatttcctttgtctgatccatctcagccccaataagtttattaagtcataaaaccagatagatgaaatagatttcatatcaaccaaaaaggtttacgtatgaaaaaagttgacaaagaagaaaacgaaggacattttcactataattttagttagttttataaccacaaaatacagtttcagttagttataattttttttagaactctcatttttatttttatttcagttaacgaaaatgtttttccaattcTAGTTTTTCGTTATTTGGGCTTTTAACATTATGCTACATACAAAATGCACAATTTACCTATGAATTCATTAGACATGAGGcattaacaaaataacaaaaagacttttatttaaatatactgAATTATCTTGAATGTGAATTATTTCAAAATCACACATTCTGTCAGTAAAAATGTATCTGCAGTAAATGTTTGAACTGTTTTACATGTAGATCAGCTTGTTTGGTTGATTTGCTT from the Centropristis striata isolate RG_2023a ecotype Rhode Island chromosome 16, C.striata_1.0, whole genome shotgun sequence genome contains:
- the pttg1ipa gene encoding PTTG1 interacting protein a, whose amino-acid sequence is MMDSRVSAAFLLLVFGLATVLTQSSPGKACEANNGTSCEICLKNVSCLWCIPTKSCVTYPVRTILPPHALCPLNDARWGLCWMNFQTLIITLAVIGGILIIALLVCLFCCCKCENFGSKRFEAKMARNADKTKTKQEERRAEMKQRHDEIRNKYGLKGPNPYSKFA